One region of Limnospira fusiformis SAG 85.79 genomic DNA includes:
- a CDS encoding DUF3370 domain-containing protein: protein MKDRVFNLITSICIVALAALGGGLAGILFRVSVVVPVKSQVTTQLLAWKSPKNPLLAALKAQREHSVAIQPGEVRPLPGALDDIPMFNSNSPEWVKQEGILLSTFPPHGKAVPEAHLDYPLGGEFELFAHHFVHTPPESKTLYIGILVYNPHNEPVRLHIPAVASYLLEPDAPFQEKPPMADNSLGNVYSGPGIRAVDAVMRGTRLADFPSQLEIPPGEMRMLLNHPIPVKGLERPVNGRSTFMRLNCTTSGTVPTPSHLYVASLAMYAKISPDGKERSPELQEWQNLLYNGSLAQPRDRLPTPPEQTTGQLVYSRVAGVQKGSKWQADLVDEAANYLTIPEAGKAISYVISTIRSGTLGTRQIQAAELAVRYPDTAYQSHGNYGVHYDLTTPLFNPTDTQQVVTITLETPQKEENLSQGGLMFRQPPWDFPYFRGTVRLQYHDDRSVENTKYLHLWHRRGQILEPLLTLKLKPQETRLVRLDFRYPPDATPPQVVTIRTLK from the coding sequence ATGAAGGATCGAGTTTTCAATCTCATCACCTCTATTTGCATTGTCGCACTCGCAGCTTTAGGCGGCGGTTTGGCGGGGATCTTGTTTCGGGTGTCCGTGGTAGTTCCGGTGAAAAGCCAGGTAACTACCCAATTACTAGCCTGGAAGTCCCCTAAAAACCCCCTATTGGCTGCTCTGAAAGCCCAAAGGGAACATTCAGTCGCCATTCAACCGGGGGAAGTGCGACCTCTCCCCGGCGCTTTGGACGATATCCCAATGTTTAATAGTAACAGCCCGGAGTGGGTGAAGCAGGAGGGAATTTTGCTATCCACATTTCCCCCTCATGGTAAGGCTGTCCCAGAAGCCCATCTTGATTATCCTCTGGGGGGTGAGTTTGAATTGTTCGCCCATCACTTCGTACATACGCCACCAGAGTCCAAAACCCTCTATATAGGTATTTTGGTCTACAACCCCCATAACGAGCCTGTGAGGCTGCATATTCCGGCGGTGGCGAGTTATTTGTTGGAACCTGATGCCCCTTTTCAGGAGAAACCGCCCATGGCTGATAATTCCCTGGGAAATGTCTATTCAGGACCCGGTATTCGCGCCGTTGATGCGGTGATGCGGGGAACCCGACTAGCCGATTTTCCCTCTCAGTTAGAAATTCCCCCCGGCGAAATGCGGATGTTGTTAAATCATCCAATTCCGGTTAAAGGCTTGGAACGTCCGGTCAATGGGCGATCGACTTTTATGCGCCTCAATTGTACCACCAGTGGCACTGTTCCCACTCCTTCTCATCTGTATGTGGCAAGTTTGGCAATGTATGCCAAGATTTCCCCTGATGGTAAGGAGCGATCGCCAGAATTACAAGAATGGCAAAATCTCCTGTATAATGGCAGTTTAGCACAGCCTCGCGATCGCTTACCAACTCCACCCGAACAAACTACTGGTCAGTTAGTTTATAGTCGAGTCGCTGGAGTACAAAAGGGTTCTAAATGGCAAGCCGATTTAGTTGATGAAGCCGCTAACTACCTAACTATTCCTGAAGCCGGAAAAGCCATTTCTTATGTGATTAGTACCATCCGAAGCGGCACCTTGGGAACCCGTCAAATTCAAGCCGCCGAATTAGCCGTTCGCTATCCTGATACTGCTTATCAATCCCATGGTAATTATGGCGTTCATTATGATCTAACTACTCCCCTGTTTAATCCTACAGATACTCAACAGGTAGTCACCATTACTTTAGAAACTCCTCAAAAGGAAGAAAACCTATCCCAAGGCGGGTTGATGTTCCGACAGCCTCCCTGGGATTTCCCCTATTTTCGCGGCACCGTCCGCCTACAATATCACGACGATCGCTCTGTGGAAAATACTAAATATCTGCATTTATGGCATCGTCGCGGACAAATTCTTGAACCCCTACTAACTCTCAAGCTGAAGCCACAAGAAACCCGTTTAGTTCGGTTAGATTTCCGCTATCCCCCAGATGCTACACCTCCCCAGGTGGTGACTATCAGAACCTTAAAATAG
- the alaS gene encoding alanine--tRNA ligase: protein MSYSPQFLSGSEIRQKFLNFYAERQHKIMPSASLVPEDPTVLLTIAGMLQFKPIFLGQRPREVNRATTSQKCIRTNDIENVGRTARHHTFFEMLGNFSFGDYFKEQAIAWGWEISTEVFGLPPERLIVSVFEEDDEAFAIWRDQIGIPPHRIQRMGEEDNFWKSGPTGPCGPCSEIYYDFHPEKGDDHIDLEDDSRFIEFYNLVFMQYNRDADGNLTPLQNQNIDTGMGLERMAQILQCVPNNYETDLIFPIIKTAADLAGIDYAKSDDKTKVSLKVIGDHLRAVVHLIADGVTASNVGRGYILRRLIRRVVRHGRLIGITGEFTTKVAETAIGLSEDVYPNTRERERVIKGELQREESRFLETLERGEKLLAELLAKQPDQISGQDAFVLYDTYGFPLELTQEIAEENGLTVDVDGFEAEMSAQRKRSQAAHETIDLTVQGSLDKLAEQIHPTTFLGYDFPDSEATVEAVLIAGKSVTEAVAGSEVQIVLDQTPFYGESGGQIGDRGYLTTSDVIVRVDDVKKDSDIFIHFGRVERGTLTAGITVNARIDRACRRRAQANHTATHLLQAALKLIVDPGISQAGSLVAFDRLRFDFNCPRALTTEELQQVENQVNSWIAEAHPATVTQMALEEAKNKGAIAMFGEKYAAVVRVVDYPGVSMELCGGTHVTNTAEIGLFKIVSETGIAAGIRRIEAVAGQSVLDYLNVRDAVVKELGDRLKAKPEELPERFTNLQAELKTTQKQLEAVKAELAIAQSDQLLSTAERVGDLPILVAELPGVDGESLKTAAERLQQKLGESAVVLGSVSDGKVSLVAAFSPVVIKDKKLQAGKFIGAIAKLCGGGGGGRPNLAQAGGRDPSKLPEALSTAKSQLIDALK from the coding sequence ATGTCCTATTCACCACAATTCCTCAGCGGGAGCGAAATTCGTCAGAAATTCCTCAATTTCTACGCCGAACGTCAGCATAAAATTATGCCTAGCGCTTCTTTGGTCCCAGAAGATCCTACCGTCCTGCTAACTATCGCGGGAATGCTACAGTTTAAACCCATATTTCTAGGACAGCGACCCCGGGAAGTTAACCGCGCCACTACGTCCCAGAAATGTATCCGCACCAATGATATCGAAAATGTAGGACGCACCGCCCGCCATCATACTTTTTTTGAGATGTTGGGTAATTTTAGCTTTGGAGACTATTTTAAAGAACAAGCGATCGCTTGGGGTTGGGAAATTTCTACCGAGGTATTCGGACTGCCGCCAGAACGTTTAATTGTTAGTGTATTTGAGGAGGACGACGAAGCCTTTGCGATTTGGCGAGATCAAATTGGTATCCCCCCCCACCGCATTCAACGTATGGGTGAAGAAGATAACTTCTGGAAATCTGGACCGACGGGACCCTGTGGCCCCTGTTCGGAGATTTATTATGATTTCCACCCAGAAAAGGGGGATGACCATATCGACTTGGAAGATGATAGCCGATTTATTGAATTTTACAACCTGGTTTTTATGCAATATAACCGGGATGCTGATGGCAACCTGACCCCTTTACAAAATCAGAATATTGACACGGGTATGGGGTTGGAAAGAATGGCGCAAATTCTGCAATGTGTGCCGAACAACTATGAAACTGATCTGATTTTCCCGATTATTAAAACGGCGGCGGATCTGGCGGGTATTGATTACGCTAAAAGTGATGATAAAACTAAGGTTTCTCTCAAGGTGATAGGGGACCATCTGCGGGCGGTGGTTCATCTGATTGCTGATGGGGTGACTGCTTCTAATGTGGGGCGAGGTTATATTCTGCGGCGCTTAATTCGCCGGGTGGTACGTCATGGGCGCTTGATTGGTATCACCGGAGAATTTACTACCAAGGTGGCGGAAACGGCGATTGGTTTATCGGAAGATGTTTACCCGAATACCCGCGAACGGGAAAGGGTGATTAAGGGGGAATTGCAACGGGAAGAATCGCGGTTTTTGGAGACTTTGGAAAGAGGAGAAAAACTGCTGGCTGAATTGTTGGCAAAACAGCCGGATCAAATTTCTGGTCAGGATGCTTTTGTTCTCTATGATACCTATGGATTTCCCCTAGAATTAACTCAGGAAATAGCTGAGGAAAATGGGTTAACTGTTGATGTGGATGGTTTTGAGGCGGAAATGTCTGCCCAAAGAAAGCGATCGCAAGCCGCCCATGAAACTATTGATTTAACTGTTCAGGGTAGTTTGGATAAGTTGGCAGAACAGATCCACCCAACGACATTTTTGGGCTATGATTTCCCGGACTCTGAAGCGACGGTGGAAGCGGTTTTAATTGCTGGTAAATCGGTGACGGAAGCGGTGGCGGGAAGTGAGGTGCAAATTGTGCTTGACCAAACTCCTTTTTATGGGGAGTCTGGGGGACAAATTGGCGATCGCGGTTATTTGACTACTTCTGATGTGATTGTCCGGGTTGATGATGTGAAAAAAGATTCGGATATTTTTATTCACTTTGGTAGGGTGGAAAGGGGAACTTTAACTGCGGGAATTACTGTGAATGCACGCATTGACCGCGCTTGTCGTCGTCGCGCGCAGGCTAATCATACGGCTACCCATTTATTGCAAGCGGCACTAAAATTAATTGTTGATCCGGGTATTTCTCAGGCGGGTTCTTTGGTGGCTTTTGACCGCCTACGATTTGATTTTAACTGTCCTCGTGCTTTGACAACTGAGGAGTTACAACAGGTGGAAAATCAGGTGAATAGTTGGATCGCTGAAGCACACCCAGCCACGGTGACACAAATGGCTTTAGAGGAGGCTAAAAATAAGGGGGCGATCGCTATGTTTGGGGAAAAATATGCGGCGGTGGTGCGGGTGGTTGATTACCCGGGTGTATCTATGGAGTTGTGCGGCGGAACTCATGTTACTAATACGGCGGAAATTGGATTATTTAAGATAGTTTCGGAAACCGGAATTGCGGCGGGTATTCGGCGCATTGAAGCTGTCGCGGGACAGTCGGTTTTGGATTATTTGAATGTCCGAGATGCGGTGGTTAAAGAATTAGGCGATCGCTTGAAAGCTAAACCGGAGGAATTGCCAGAACGCTTCACTAATTTACAAGCGGAATTAAAAACGACTCAGAAACAGTTGGAAGCTGTGAAAGCTGAGTTGGCTATAGCACAATCTGACCAATTATTATCTACTGCTGAAAGGGTGGGAGATTTGCCAATTCTGGTGGCGGAACTTCCCGGAGTTGATGGAGAGTCCCTGAAAACGGCGGCGGAACGTTTACAGCAGAAATTAGGCGAAAGTGCGGTGGTTTTGGGGTCTGTAAGTGATGGTAAGGTTAGCCTGGTGGCGGCTTTTAGTCCGGTGGTAATTAAGGATAAGAAGTTGCAGGCTGGTAAGTTTATTGGTGCGATCGCTAAATTATGCGGCGGTGGCGGCGGTGGTCGTCCGAATTTAGCCCAAGCTGGCGGACGCGACCCTAGTAAATTACCCGAGGCTTTATCAACAGCAAAATCTCAGCTAATTGACGCATTGAAATAG
- a CDS encoding AAA family ATPase gives MKINQLQYYDEEYQWRLAPIDLLENCNLLVGVSGAGKTRILKSIYSLKAIANGASLNGVSWSVNFSTKDNHQYLWSGKFETKENLTLIDSDSEKKNPARILEETLQLNGDIIVNRTPENIIFQGSKTPKLSPFESVIELLKEEDIIIPIKQELDKIIITDSARDFDKIWRLPVSVFRKHENASLSVIKGSDLPIFIKLAIVYRILPQEFAKIKTTFISIFNNVEDIKVETLKDEDIPMALSRLLQEATMVSIKEKGVDKWIDNISSGMFKTLMYISELYLSPNDGVILIDEFENSLGVNCIEQVTELILTDRQSQFILTSHHPYIINNISPAYWKIVTRKGGLVTVKSAKDFHIPESRQKAFIDLINVLKDDELANNNNYHLISS, from the coding sequence ATGAAAATCAATCAACTACAATATTACGATGAAGAATATCAATGGAGGCTGGCACCCATAGATTTATTAGAAAATTGTAACCTACTGGTGGGGGTGTCTGGTGCTGGGAAAACCAGAATCTTAAAATCTATCTATAGTTTAAAAGCCATAGCCAATGGTGCGTCTTTAAATGGCGTTAGCTGGAGTGTTAATTTTTCTACCAAAGATAATCATCAATATCTGTGGTCTGGTAAATTTGAAACCAAAGAAAATTTAACCCTTATTGATAGTGATTCTGAGAAAAAAAACCCGGCTAGAATTCTCGAAGAAACTCTCCAATTAAATGGAGATATCATTGTCAATAGAACGCCAGAAAACATAATTTTTCAGGGTTCAAAAACCCCTAAGTTATCGCCTTTTGAGAGCGTTATAGAATTATTAAAAGAAGAAGATATTATTATTCCAATTAAACAAGAACTAGACAAAATTATAATTACTGATTCAGCACGTGATTTTGATAAAATCTGGAGATTACCAGTCTCTGTATTTAGAAAGCATGAAAATGCCTCTTTGTCAGTTATTAAAGGAAGTGATTTACCTATTTTTATTAAATTGGCTATTGTTTATAGAATACTTCCCCAAGAGTTTGCCAAAATCAAAACAACTTTTATCAGTATCTTTAATAATGTCGAAGATATCAAAGTAGAAACTTTAAAAGATGAGGATATTCCTATGGCATTATCCCGATTATTACAAGAGGCGACGATGGTTAGTATCAAGGAAAAAGGGGTAGACAAATGGATTGATAATATTTCATCAGGAATGTTTAAAACTTTGATGTATATCAGTGAATTATATTTATCTCCTAATGATGGCGTGATTCTGATTGATGAATTTGAGAATAGTTTAGGAGTTAATTGCATTGAACAGGTCACGGAGTTAATTTTAACCGATAGACAATCTCAATTTATTCTGACCAGCCATCACCCTTATATCATTAATAATATCAGTCCTGCTTATTGGAAAATAGTCACTCGTAAAGGGGGTTTAGTCACCGTGAAAAGTGCCAAAGATTTTCATATCCCAGAATCGAGACAAAAGGCTTTTATTGATTTAATTAATGTCCTTAAAGATGACGAACTGGCAAATAATAATAATTATCATCTCATAAGTTCATAA
- a CDS encoding RluA family pseudouridine synthase yields MLNSGWIYREKVDRLSAGLTVLDYYSKRYTHSSRNEWCDRINKQQIWLDGKPATAEIELQAGQQLAYHRPPWSEPDVPLSFQVIYEDADILVVAKPSGLPVIPGGGFLEHTLLRQLQREYPQDTPIPIHRLGRGTSGLVLLARSTLGRSHLTQQMRHRQITKVYLALAEGCSPRDYFSINCAIGKIPHPIIGYIYGATETGLSAESHCQVIKRDTDKMIVQVTILTGRPHQIRIHLAAAGFPLVGDPLYTIGGKPRIPDPTSNNHSTFPGDCGYYLHAYSLSFQHPQTGANLHLTATPPQELSTEYPPM; encoded by the coding sequence TTGTTAAATTCAGGTTGGATTTATCGGGAAAAAGTCGATCGCCTTAGCGCCGGATTAACTGTCTTGGATTACTATAGCAAGCGATATACCCATTCCAGTAGAAATGAATGGTGCGATCGCATTAATAAGCAGCAGATTTGGTTAGATGGAAAGCCAGCGACAGCAGAAATAGAACTTCAAGCCGGACAGCAACTCGCCTATCATCGACCCCCGTGGAGTGAACCAGATGTTCCCCTATCTTTCCAGGTAATTTATGAGGATGCAGATATTTTAGTAGTTGCTAAACCGTCAGGACTTCCAGTGATACCTGGTGGCGGTTTTTTGGAACATACCCTACTGCGACAATTACAAAGGGAATATCCCCAGGATACACCGATACCAATTCATCGCTTAGGTAGGGGAACATCAGGACTGGTGCTATTGGCGAGGTCTACCTTAGGGCGATCGCATTTAACCCAACAAATGCGCCACCGACAAATTACTAAGGTTTATTTAGCCTTAGCTGAAGGTTGTAGTCCTAGGGATTATTTTAGTATTAATTGTGCGATCGGCAAAATTCCCCATCCGATTATCGGGTATATTTACGGCGCGACAGAAACCGGATTATCCGCCGAAAGTCACTGTCAAGTAATTAAGCGAGACACCGATAAAATGATCGTACAAGTAACCATTCTGACAGGTAGACCCCATCAAATTCGCATTCACCTCGCCGCCGCCGGATTTCCCCTAGTGGGAGATCCTCTTTATACCATTGGCGGAAAGCCACGCATACCCGACCCAACCTCAAACAATCATAGCACATTTCCGGGAGATTGTGGATATTATTTACACGCTTATTCTCTGAGTTTCCAACATCCTCAAACTGGCGCAAATCTCCATCTAACCGCTACCCCACCCCAGGAATTATCTACCGAATATCCACCTATGTAG